Part of the Macrobrachium rosenbergii isolate ZJJX-2024 chromosome 2, ASM4041242v1, whole genome shotgun sequence genome is shown below.
ACTGTGAGTCAGCTGTGTATTTGTTCCCCTGATCATCTTCTCTAGTGCTTTCgtcctctctcattttctctcgtCATTTATTGGTGGGGAATAGGTGGAGGGGTGGCAGTAATCCCCTTACCTCCTCCCGTCCCATGTAGTCTCCCGAGGCCTATTATCCCCCTGCGTGGAGTTCCCCCTCTTTTTAGAAAACGTAATCTCCCCTCGCAAGGAAAACGTGCGCCGCGGGACTTCTCATCCTCGTTCCCGGGCTCACAGGCTTTATCTTACGCTCCATGCAGGGCCCTTGGTTGATATCAGTGTTGGGGTAGGGGGCTGAATTTGATCAAGGGGGAATTTTGAACGCAAGGGCGAATTTGAATGCTAAATGCGGGGCTCCAGGGCCCTTAACTTGGAaagagcgtgagagagagagagagagagaaagagagagagattgagtgagTATGTGAGCGAgccatttttatcaatttacaaTGAGGGTGTTTGCAAGGAGAAACGAGGAAACTCTGCGCATGGTAATGAAGTGTATGTTGTATTCATATATcagatgtaagtttttttttttagaaaattgctcATTATGGTAGATATTAAAACAAAACGTAATGTATTTGATATCACACGTAATAGAACAACACGTAATTTATTTGGTATCACATGTAATAGCAAGGATTCAGAATGGAATGAAACTACATTGCTTATGACAGGAAACAAGGAACTGCTCTGTAATCTGCATTGATTTGCCCCCATTAATATATAATCACACGTACAGATGTGTTTGTGTTATGTTTTTAATGTGTATATGCGCACCCCGCCCTTGTATAATGGGTAACTGGATGCTTATAGTTGACTCCGAGCTGTAGACGTTTGGAAatgatttgtaattatatatatatatatatatatatatatatatatatatatatatatatatatatatatatatatatatatatatatatatatataaatataagaaaatatgcaagACAGAGAAAGGTAGTATAGATTGGTAATCATGATGTTTAGAAGTCTGTAAAGTAACTCGAATAAAGTAGAGCATGTTCTGTCCATGTTTTCACCTAATGCCGATTCTTCCCGAGTGCCGAAGTACGTGATTTAAGCTGAAGATTTACATCCTGTTGCAGGAGCTCCAGATCCGACGGCGGGAGGGAGTGCGGAGGAGGAGCACTGCTGGCATCTTGATGCAGAACAGGTCAAGGAACAAGTGGGTCAGTACTTGACCCAAGGTGGATATTACAATGCTAACAAACAACTTTATTTCATGTTTACTAAGGTTAGTACTCTCCTTTGCCCTCCAGAGACTGGGTGGCTTCTCCTTGTTGACCATTATGGGGTAATTATAATGAAGTGGAAATACAGTATcaatttttcattaatgaaaaaccaaaatattttgtaatgaataataCGTAAAATTTAATGCTTGTCGGGTCTTACAAACCCATTTGTCTCCATGAGTAAGTGGTTTTATTGTTAAATTGAGGTATCCTTGCTGCATAGTGTCTTGATGTATAGCGGGTTCTTGACTTTCAATTTTGGTGTCTTTTACACAGGTTCGGGAAATGGTGAGAGCGCGAGACAGTAATGGTGCTAAAATGCTAACCATGATCACCGAACAGTTCCTTAATGACCCAAGGCTTTTGCTCTGGAAGTCACAGGGCACACCTATGACAGACAAATGCAGACAGCATTGGGACCACATCGGTAAGGAGGCACATGCCATCTCTTGTGTGCAGTAATGAAGCTGAAATTACTTATGTCAAACTATTTGTATTCACATCTGCCATCTAACGACCCATGATTCTCTGAGTGGAGGTCAACCGCAACCtcattataattcttttgttATGATCTTATATGTATCCTCATATTGTATGTCTTAAAAATGCTTCTCCTTGTACCTGCAGCTGCTCTTTGGGTGTGTGTAGTGTTAGCACCCCATAGTAGCTCTTACGAGAAGCAGCAAAGACAGAGGACCCTAGAACAGTGGGCGCATACTGATGTTTGTCCGTTGGAAGATCCCGATCACAGACATCAAGACACCAATGAAAGGGTTGGTTTAGTCCCTTTATTTTATCTAAAGAGCAAGGCTATGATCGTTAAGAATGCTTTCCACTTGTCTTTAGATTCAAGATGTGTCGCAGTGCAGTCAGTCATTTTTCAACATTCTTGCCCCAATCGTGTGTCTTTCCATCAGTGCACAGATATCACTACAGCAGTTTGTTAAAAGCCCAGATTAATTTGCTAATTGGTGTGGTTGCTTTCCAGGGTTAGAATATTACTTTTGAATTGAAACAAGCCATcacttacagtcatttcagtttttaatgaGGGTGTTTCTAACTTCTCCTTGTCTATTCTAGAATCGCTCTGCTGCCTATTATCTCAGTTCTGATGATGAATCGAGTGACGAAGATAATGAGCTCAGACGTCGAGATCCCAACAACAGAGAACATAATCACCGTCATCACCACGTCcaaagagaaaatagagagaacagagaaagagatagaagatCGTCACACaggtatctttctctctccctctatctctctctccagttctctGTCGTTGAGCATAATTCGtttttacattaaacattttctttgacAATTAATCATTCTGCAGAGTTTATTTGTTCAACAGCAACTTTGTAATATTTGTAAGTCACActtgtaaaatgtaatatttgtaaaagttacACCTGTAAAATAGGTAATATGCTTTATTGCAGTctgtattgtacatatttttcatgAAGTCTCCCCAATAATTTTTacggaaaagaaaaaaggcaGCTTATTTTGCTACAGCTAATGTTCGTAATCTCTGAagttaatcaataaaaatgttcttAATGTTTCGCAGAAGACATAAGAGGCGGAGGATTTCAGCGCCACCACGAACGATATTTCACAGAGCGATAGATGCCTGTAATATGTCGTGGGATGACCATCACCTTAGAACTATTCTGGCAGGTGAAACTCCAGTTCTGAGGAGTACCCAGCACCAACACCCTTCTTCTTATTATAATGAACAAGGGCAACCACTTTGGCATGGTAAGAcagtcttttccatttttatgcgATCTTTGTCTTTAttatgtgattttgtatttgACGCAGAGCCTTGATTATCTAGTCTCTAATGTGATATTCGTAGGTATTCTGGCATACAGTGAAATCCGTAAATCTGTGAAATGGATGTATAGATGGTGTGCTTGCCATTTATTAATCAGTAATAATGAAGTTTGGTTTAATACTTCTAAAGAAGTCACCATGTTCTCATATAATACTTACAGAAATGTTATTATTGAAATAGCTAGATTaacatttatgacattttatacTGTGCTCTGTATGTTACTTAATGGTAAACAATTACTTTTGCAGAACCAGTCCCAATTGCTTGCTCACGAGTAGATGCTTTAAGGTCTCATGGTTACAACAGTGAAGCGTTAAGGCTGGCAGTGGCCGTGGTACGAACGTTAAAACAAGCACAAAGAGAAGCATATCTCTGGTGGGGAAGTAAAAGAGACGAAATGCTCCCAAGATGTTCTCCTTCTAGAGCTTGTAGGTCATTAGGTCCAGGAGCATTAGAAGGTTGGGTTGGTCATCCATTAGATCCCATTACATGCCTTTTTGATACACTAGCTGAAGCATCACTATTACCAGAAGATCTTCCAAGGTTTCAGTATCATAGTGGTAAGTCTACAGAAACTGTGCAGTGTATTTATTTAGTCTAcctttcatagtttttttatattttaatattgcgGTTTGAAGATATTTGCATGAACATTTCCTGGGAACTGTGAAAGAGGCTGTGATATTTAACTAAGTTTTTGTTGAGCATCATTTTGTTATGTAGCTTCGTTAGATGACTTAAGAAAAAGAGTATTTTTTCAGTAGCTTCACTCCATTTGTAGAAAAAGTTCTTTAAAATATGGGGCTCAGATGACTGTTGAGAGAGCAAAACTGATTTGCTTTCAAATAGTTTTAATCAATTACCCATGCACCTTCATTACAATAACTCTTATGTTAGTTTTAATCAGTTACCTGTGCTCTTTCAGTACAATAACTCTTATGTAAAGTTTGCTTGTGTAATTGACATTTATGACTAAATTGTAGATGTACTTTTTACAGACTGGCTTGGTGTAGCTAATGAGGATGCAACCAACCTAGCGCCACTCAGGTATCGCCATGTTCCCATCCCGGGCTCTAATGACCCTTGGGAGTCATATCTAACTCTTGCCTTGGAAGCAGCTCTTATAGGTTTAGGCCAGCAACGAGCCATGCCCCCAGGGTTGTATGCTCAGGAAAAAGCCtgcaaacaagaagaaaaaatgatacTGAAATTACAAGAGCTCACCCTTGATTCTCCTCTTCTAGCAGTGCTGAGGCGACAAGCCCGGTTACTGCTTGAAGGTGGGCCATTCTCAGGGCTTGGGGAGGGCATCCATCCAGAAAGTGTTCCCATGCATACCTTTACAAAGTTCCTATTCACAGCTTTGTTACCTCACGATCCTGATTTGGGGTACCAGCTGGCTTTAAGGGCGATCAGGTGATTATAGATTGAATTTCGTTCAGACAGGAAGTAGCATAATTCATCACTGTTGTAGTAaaggtgtttgttttgtattgttatatGTGCATGAAAATTCACCATGCCTTCTGAAAATATTGTACCATCACCATCGGGGATTgctttttcatagatttcttcCTTTGACATAGATTACCAATCCTTGAAGACCATGACGATGTAGACGACCCTGCAAATGGCAACGTTTCTTCATTGGTACTGTCTCGGTACCCACGATGGTTTACTTTAGGCCACATCGAAACCCAGCAGTGTGCCCTTGCCTGTACCATGATCAATGCTGCCAAGAGTAAGTATTTTCGATTCATGAATCATTTTATTAAAGTCTTTCTATGTCTGGAAAAGAGATTTTCAGTAAACTCGtgtttatttcattaatgtaAAATGTCCTGTTATTTTCCCAGACTACTTTCATAGATTAGAATAACAGAGTTAGGATGAGTATGTTAATCTTGAAAGATGGTGATCTTAAGCAGGGTAAAAATGGTTTTCCTTGTCCATGCTAGACCTTGCGTATTTTATAGCCTTTGTTCATACCTACCCATTTCTATTTCAGATGATGTAATGCGCCTAAGGTCTGTATTGGATGCGGCCCTAAGAAACATACATAGTTCATCACATCTGTTTAAATTGGCTCAAGATGCATTCCGGCTTGGTCTTCCAGGAGAAGGCCAGAGAAACTCACTCCTGCTCAATGCTGCATTAGAATTAGGGTTACAGgtaaattctcttctctctctctctctctctctcagtgaggaaGTAGTgtcaaatttcagaaatttaataagtataactttttattttaaagtgacTCCTAGTAAGTTaagtgtactgtatttatgtttCTGATACTAAATGCTTATAAGCGggctttcattttgtattttcgtgcttaatttccctttttcttatAGATACATTGCTTGGTATATCATAATCTTAAGATCTTTCTTATTTATTaggaaatatttccattaaagCATTACCATATATGAATTCTACTTTACTTAATGTCTTTTATCTCCAGGTAATGCGTATGACGCTAACATCCTTGAACTGGAGAAGGCGAGAGATGGTACGCTGGCTAGTAACCTGTGCTACAGAAGTTGGTGTGTCTGCGCTGATATCCATAATGCAGAATTGGTTTTCTCTGTTTACACCCACTGAGGCTACAGGAGCCGTCGCATCCACAATTATGAGTCATACTACTGTCATGAGACTTCAACTAGATCGGGCTAAGCAAGATGAACTTGCTGCATGTGCTCGTTCCTTAGCCTTACAGTGTGCAACTAAGGTATGCACCACTATTTTTACTAGTGTACGAAGGTTTCGAATTACCTTGCAGTATTATGTCAGTTTAGCAATATACCATGTTGTCACAGTGAAAAGCTTATGGGATATAGACAGCAAGGTTTTTACAGTTATAATTTagagaatttctgaaaataatgtacattgttaattattataatagtaattaataaattactgtaaTGTCTGTCAAATATGCCCACttgatttttgtgattttattgctTTCTTGCTTATGGTGTCATGAGattgcatatatgaaaaaatgtatatatataatgaaaatataatacttGTAGCATTAATGTTCCCTCCTTTTTTCAGGATCCTCCTAACTGTGCACTTAATGCACTTACCCTGTGTGAGAGTGACCCAGTTTCCTTCGAAACTGCTTATCAAGTGGTGGT
Proteins encoded:
- the LOC136846974 gene encoding zinc finger SWIM domain-containing protein 5-like isoform X2 translates to MEGGRSVSAAYVGHHKVAAMAMASGGGGVGPGVRSVESLLDICAKIVAEHIPFQRIEERYSRIPEPVQRRIIYWSFPRHEADIRMYSCFSSLGSDHHNLPFYRGLRLVESGMVENVLQVGFHLSGTVVGSRSCVSSVTATAPVPATTAIDNTTNTSTATTNTTTTTTTTNTTTATSTAPMKCQVSISFDRCKITSVTCSCDTRDIFWCPHVVALSLHRIRHADAVQLRIPISETLLQMDRQQLQKMVQYLISEHHTEVLPTAQKLADQILQHTHPINHIQGAPDPTAGGSAEEEHCWHLDAEQVKEQVGQYLTQGGYYNANKQLYFMFTKVREMVRARDSNGAKMLTMITEQFLNDPRLLLWKSQGTPMTDKCRQHWDHIAALWVCVVLAPHSSSYEKQQRQRTLEQWAHTDVCPLEDPDHRHQDTNERNRSAAYYLSSDDESSDEDNELRRRDPNNREHNHRHHHVQRENRENRERDRRSSHRRHKRRRISAPPRTIFHRAIDACNMSWDDHHLRTILAGETPVLRSTQHQHPSSYYNEQGQPLWHEPVPIACSRVDALRSHGYNSEALRLAVAVVRTLKQAQREAYLWWGSKRDEMLPRCSPSRACRSLGPGALEGWVGHPLDPITCLFDTLAEASLLPEDLPRFQYHSDWLGVANEDATNLAPLRYRHVPIPGSNDPWESYLTLALEAALIGLGQQRAMPPGLYAQEKACKQEEKMILKLQELTLDSPLLAVLRRQARLLLEGGPFSGLGEGIHPESVPMHTFTKFLFTALLPHDPDLGYQLALRAIRLPILEDHDDVDDPANGNVSSLVLSRYPRWFTLGHIETQQCALACTMINAAKNDVMRLRSVLDAALRNIHSSSHLFKLAQDAFRLGLPGEGQRNSLLLNAALELGLQVMRMTLTSLNWRRREMVRWLVTCATEVGVSALISIMQNWFSLFTPTEATGAVASTIMSHTTVMRLQLDRAKQDELAACARSLALQCATKDPPNCALNALTLCESDPVSFETAYQVVVDAAAHTMTSSQLFTIARYMEHRGYPHRAYTLAMLAMQSVHLAYNQDTHPAINDIHWAVALAHSLGRTELSQLLPVFIKNVQCATVLSDVLRRCSLSAPGMACPDSKRRPIKPLAFDKQPLRGLLEATILAYINTTNSRLTHISPRHYQDFIDFLTKAHETFMLAHDGHIQFAQLIENMKVAYKGKKKLMCLVRERFG
- the LOC136846974 gene encoding zinc finger SWIM domain-containing protein 5-like isoform X1, which gives rise to MEGGRSVSAAYVGHHKVAAMAMASGGGGVGPGVRSVESLLDICAKIVAEHIPFQRIEERYSRIPEPVQRRIIYWSFPRHEADIRMYSCFSSLGSDHHNLPFYRGLRLVESGMVENVLQVGFHLSGTVVGSRSCVSSVTATAPVPATTAIDNTTNTSTATTNTTTTTTTTNTTTATSTAPMKCQVSISFDRCKITSVTCSCDTRDIFWCPHVVALSLHRIRHADAVQLRIPISETLLQMDRQQLQKMVQYLISEHHTEVLPTAQKLADQILQHTHPINHIQGAPDPTAGGSAEEEHCWHLDAEQVKEQVGQYLTQGGYYNANKQLYFMFTKVREMVRARDSNGAKMLTMITEQFLNDPRLLLWKSQGTPMTDKCRQHWDHIAALWVCVVLAPHSSSYEKQQRQRTLEQWAHTDVCPLEDPDHRHQDTNERNRSAAYYLSSDDESSDEDNELRRRDPNNREHNHRHHHVQRENRENRERDRRSSHRRHKRRRISAPPRTIFHRAIDACNMSWDDHHLRTILAGETPVLRSTQHQHPSSYYNEQGQPLWHEPVPIACSRVDALRSHGYNSEALRLAVAVVRTLKQAQREAYLWWGSKRDEMLPRCSPSRACRSLGPGALEGWVGHPLDPITCLFDTLAEASLLPEDLPRFQYHSDVLFTDWLGVANEDATNLAPLRYRHVPIPGSNDPWESYLTLALEAALIGLGQQRAMPPGLYAQEKACKQEEKMILKLQELTLDSPLLAVLRRQARLLLEGGPFSGLGEGIHPESVPMHTFTKFLFTALLPHDPDLGYQLALRAIRLPILEDHDDVDDPANGNVSSLVLSRYPRWFTLGHIETQQCALACTMINAAKNDVMRLRSVLDAALRNIHSSSHLFKLAQDAFRLGLPGEGQRNSLLLNAALELGLQVMRMTLTSLNWRRREMVRWLVTCATEVGVSALISIMQNWFSLFTPTEATGAVASTIMSHTTVMRLQLDRAKQDELAACARSLALQCATKDPPNCALNALTLCESDPVSFETAYQVVVDAAAHTMTSSQLFTIARYMEHRGYPHRAYTLAMLAMQSVHLAYNQDTHPAINDIHWAVALAHSLGRTELSQLLPVFIKNVQCATVLSDVLRRCSLSAPGMACPDSKRRPIKPLAFDKQPLRGLLEATILAYINTTNSRLTHISPRHYQDFIDFLTKAHETFMLAHDGHIQFAQLIENMKVAYKGKKKLMCLVRERFG